GTAAAGTTGGAGATCCCATAGTAGAATCATGATTCTCACAACTATGCCCGCTACATTGATCTATTCCTTGCCTCTAAGAAGGAAACAATGGACAAGCACCGTCATAGCCTGATCATAAATCTTAGGTTTTAATTCTGAAGAAAGTTCTCGCTCTCAAAATAATGTTTTCAACAAGGtctttgccaggcacaaccaattaaggtcagATCTTGGATTTTtatcctgaaaggtaagactttgAATTTGTCATGTGCACTCGTCCCCGCTTGCATGCCGCTGCTCCAagtcaccaatcaccaagccaatttCTCGTCACCACAAAGACTCTAACCACCATTGATAAGCTACCAAtagctttttatttttaaataTTTCAACATTTTATTTCAAATTTTAAGAAATAAAAATCTAAAAACAAATTGTAGAGGTAGCAAATGATGTACACTACAAACCTGTAAAATCTCAGTATGGACAGTTAGTATTCTAGGCTACACAGAAATAAAAAAAAAGTTAATATCGTAAAATTTATCAGATTTTTCATTTTTGTGTAGTTTAGAATATAAAATGGTCTGTATTGAGATTTTACAGGTTTATACTAGTGTACTTCAGTTACTATTTTAGATTTTTTTAAGCGATGAAATACGAATTTCGAGTGCTTAAAAATGAAGAGATACTCGGCCTCTGTTTCAAGTCCTTTAGAAAAAAGCCCGGAATTCTCCTAGACTCGAAACAGGACAGGAACGGGACTATCTCAGCCGTGAAGCTGTAGGCCTGAGTGTCCAGTGGACaccacgaaaaggtaagcatagtGCTACTGCAGTTTTTAGACAGTCTTCATTTGTTACACTATACTGACGTGGCACAGCGTTACAGGGAGGCATATAAAGTTGTGTGAAGTCACTTCCGACGGCGAGAAGGTAAGTGCGCAAGGCTCCCGTGCGGCTGAGCCGGGCCGCACCGGAGCGCCCAGATCCGGCCAGCCGCAAGCTCCCCCGTCTCCCCTGCCCTCGCCGCCACCTGTGGCTGTCGTCGGGGAAAGCCCTGAcggcgcggtggcggcggggcgcccTCCTATGCGCGGGATCTGGACGGTCCGGCTTCGGCACCCTTTTTCGGCTGTTGCGGCTCGGGGGCTGGCCGGACGGCGGCGGCACGAGGCGGCGCGGCGCTGCTACCGCGTGTGGTGGCTCCTCCGGCGGTCTCCTCCGTAGAGGGTGGGGGGCTCTCGGGCGGCGGCCCGCGGTGGGTGTTGGCGGTGGCGGCCGGCGTAGCTGCATCGGGCGGCGCGTCGGGCGGGTCTGGAGGTGTTGTTGCCTTAGTGCAGTGCTCCTGCCAGCCTCCACCTGGTGTGGTGGTGCTAGTTCGGGTCGTCGAGCTCTCTATTTATGGTGGTCGGTGGAGTGGCTGCGTGAGTCGCCTCCTCCTTACCTTGCTATCAGCATGCAGAGGTTTGCCGTTGGGGCTGGCGGGTGCCGTGGTTATGCAGTGGCGTCCACGGTGGTGACGTGCTTCCCACCCGGGGGGCGCGTCGTGGCTGGGTGTAGAGCCCCTCTGTCTTGCCATCAGTGGCAGAGGACGTTGCTTCCGTCTGCTCTGGTGTGCCCCATGGTGATGCAGATGGCGGCCATGGGTGCGGTCTCCTCTCCGATGCGAGGTGAGCCGtggtagtggtggtggtggcgtcaTCTTGCCGGTTGCTGGCTCTGGTGTCGGGTCCTTGGTGGGGATCTTCGGCTTGCGGCGGGTGCTCCATGCGAGAGTAATCTATGGGTGTCTCTGCCTTTTGATGCCCTTCGACTCCAGCCGGTGGCACACAGGCGTCGTGGCGTCGACTCGGCCGTGCGCAACCTTTCGGCCACACCCTCGACACAGGTGGTGTCGGTGCGTAGTGTGGTCTCGGATGCGCGCTGCCCTTCGATTACGTCGATGGTGCAGTGCCGGTGCTGGGTCTCGGCGGACCAAGGCCGTTCGACTACTCCGGCGAGTCCTCGAGCTGGGTTGTCCCTCCTTCGTGTCCTTGGGGCTCTTCCTCGTGATTGTTGTGCCTAGGTCGTGATGAGATTTCTCATCGGCCAACCGTCCCCTAGATCGAGGGGTGGCCACTTTGTTTTTTCTCTTCTTAGTCTTGTCTGTTGGTGGTGtgcgttttttttttcttttcttcttctccttcgtaaCCTCTGTGTACTCTTGTTCATTTGAATCCATCTTGTAGAGGCTGAAAAGCTTCATAGGTAACTTTGCTGAATATTTGTTCAGGCTGGCTCACACCCGCCGTAGTTACAGTTAAAAAAAAAGTGCGCAAGGCGACATTGTCCTGGGCCGTGCAGGTAGTCAGAGTTCCAAATGCAGAGTTGGTATCACCGACGAACGGCCCACTATAACAGGATTACGTTGATCGCACAGTTTCTGCGATGCAAATGTTGAATGAAGAACTTGCTCAATTCTACGTAATGTTTTGTAACGACAACGACTCCCGAAACAGAAGCTCAATCTTAGGAGGGCTTGCCTCGATTCTGAAACAGAAGGTGAAGAGCATTAAGCAGCAAACCAGCAACCTCTCGCTCAGAACTTACCTGGGTCGCACCTTCGTTCATTGATTGATCCGCAACCAAAGTTTCACATTTCAGGGCAAAAACTGAAATGAAAAGAAAACAAGCATGAGTAGAAGATTTCAACGCACTGCAACACAAGAAGAGGGACAGATAGCACAAGATCTACGTGATCACAGGTTGCAAAGTAGACAGGAACTCTTCCACAATACCAGGTGATTTCACAACATAGGTTCCGCAACTGAAAGATTGTTTACAGTGTTCACACACGACACACCAAAAAAAGCCCATACCGGTGTTTTAACCACCACTAATGCGTACAAATACTTGAACACCCAACTCAGCATTTAGATTTGGATAACAGTGCGAAACAGCATCACTAATACAGTTCACATACTTACTACCCTTAGACAATTCCTCACTGGAACTACCACGACATTAACAGTAAAACATGACACGCTTCACGTTTTCTTTGAGAGCAGGCAGAGGCCTGACAGCAACATTCCCAAATGCTCTGGTACTGCGTCCACCCTGCTGAGGGCCACGGGCACCACTTGCCATAGAACCACTGTCAGAGGTATCTGGCTCCATGTAAAATCGAGCTCGGAAGGCCGCCAAATGTGCATAATATGCAGGAGGCACTGCAAGCAACCCAAACGGTCAGTATGTAATTTAACAAGTGTGACCCTCATTAAATATAGCATGACAAATAGGAAATGTTGTTCGCATTTGAGACTTACCAATTGATACAGAGCGGGTGCACCTAGCATACCTGAAGAAATCATGTTTGATTGGTCAGTTAAGTTAAGTTACACGGTACATTTTTAACAAAAAGGAACCTACGTAAACAGCAACTTACGTGTAGCACAAGTTATTTGTGAGCGTTTGCAACTCATCAGCGGTAAATTTGTTCTCGTCCCATAGTACATGATAATGAGCAGGGCGGCTTGTTCCCTGAAAAGAATCAAGACATAAATCAGCAATCCGCCCATTCAGCCAAATaaataatcacaaataaaggaaaGCCAACCTGAATGCCAGCATGGCTACACAAGTAGAAATCGAACTCTGTCGGGTGGCAAATCTTTGAATCAACAACTGTGCCTACAAATTGATGTATCATAAAGGTCCGTTTCACAGTGGTCAGATTTAGAAGCAAGCTAAGCGCAAGAAAACTTGTATGCACAGACAACTAACCAGGCAGTATGTTCCCACTTCTATCAACAGTACGCTGATCATTGTGGTTATTAGCAAAAAGCCTTGTGTGGTGACGCTTCTGGACAACAACAAAAGTAACAGGAGGCTGATAATTTGGCTCCAAGGACGCACAGGCCTACGAAGGTAGTTCAGAAATGGCAGTTTGAGAATTTGCGGAATACTCAACAACTGTGGCTTGTCAGAGTTACTTTATAAGAAGTGTAGCCAAAGTAATAGTACCTTTCTGATTGCGTCAAGTTCATACAAAAGAACTTGATAGAATTgtccctcactgaccccatccctgaaaaTATTAATTGTTTAATAACATGCAATCGTGGTTAACATACATGCCCAAGAAAGAATAAGAACCTGTAAAATATGATTCTCTGGGGTTTCTGTCCAGTTGCCCTCTTGAAAGAAATGAGAAGCTCCCTGCAAATTGAACAGAATTTACTCCTTTAGCTGCATCCAAATATAGGAGTTAATATTTCTCATCAGATTAGTAAGATTGTACTTGATCATGCCGCCAGTAACCGTTCCTCGGTTGGGATCTTGCCATACTTTGAAAAGATCCTGTATCAACTCTTGCCTATGTGCTTGGGCACTCACTAATCCCGCATACTTAGTGACCTCAGGCCAGTCTTGAGAAGCAACCACCTAAAGGAATGAATAGTCACACCATTAGCAAAAATGTAGAATTtccattaaacctagcaatacagagGGCACCATTTCATCttagtactccctccatacctAAGAAGTTTTTAGATTACTGCAGCAGTGTGCTAAAACGTCTTATAATTCAGTAAAGAGGTAGTATCTTCATAGTGGTAAGTCACTTACAGCTGCAATAGAAGGACTGGAATCTTCTCCAGGATGAGGATGTGTAACATCAGCACCAAATATTATGGTTGGTCTGTCACTAACAAGGGGAATCCTCCTGGACAAGGCATCCACAAGTACAGTATTCCTTCCACCCACCTGAAAAGTAGGGAAACTTATAACAATCGAGATCTATAATAAAGATGCAATTGATGAAGCTCAGTGAAATACCTTAACATTTATTTTAAGGGCTACATTTGCAAGATACTGCTTGCTCATCTTAAAAACATGTTTCGTCAGGCAACACTGAGATACCAATCCAAGATCAGTCTCGCAAATCCTTTTGAGATCCCCTGGGATGGAAAGTAATGATAAGCAAAAGTATCCTCTTGGCAATCTTCAAATGTTCTTTGGAAGAGATCATACCATAAAGTGAACCATTATTGTCAGGCAGTATTACAATTAGCAGCTCAAGCTCTCTGCCCTGGGGTTTAAGTATGTTTGTGGCATCTTGATAACGAGCCTTTAGTGCTCTTTCTACATGTTCAGGTCTCGCAGTAAGTGAGGGCAGCACAGGTTCAGGTGCAAAGTCCTAAGACAAAGTGAGAATATGAAGACCAGAGTACAATATAACCAAAGTGATACAGATATATTATGAGAAACTAGTTGGATGACTGAACCATACCATTCCAGATACTTGGCACATTAAAGCAAGCTCATGACAGAAATTCCTGGCAGCATTATCTTGCACATTCCGAGAGAAGTTAATACATGCCCAGTGGTGGACTCTACCACCATTCACCATTTTCTACCCACCAAAATGAACACGCATGAGAACTACGTAAAATAGAACATCACAAAAGGTGGAACATAGAGCAAAACTAAGGGCCGCAAAAGTCAAAAAATATGCACTTCCAGCTTGAAGAAAGCTAACAGCAGAGGGACATCAACTCAAATAATATAGCTTTGGGGTAAATCACGCAGACTGTTAAAAATGCTCCCATATGAAACTAGACAGTCCTCTGGAAATGCAATAGAAGGAATGAGCGTAAGAATAGCGTGTTAATAGCAGCAACAAAATTTCCAAGGATGTATTTAACAAAGTTGCACGGTGCAAGGAAAAAGACAATCCTTCTATTGTATTGCTAATGCAATGAACAGAAAACAGCATAAATTATATTCACCTCTGGTGGTAACTGTTTCCTAGTTGACTGGTTAGTTTACCTTTTGATAGTTATACTAAAACAGTTTTTTATATGTATCATACTAGTATAAtacaattcttcagcttcgtgtaTGGAAACAGGCAACTGAAGGCCTTCACAggaagaatggaaatattttgtaTTCCCAGGACATTTTACCAAGGTGTACCTTATTCATCATATTCCATTGGCCAATCCTGGGCAAGACATCCTTCTCTCTGCCACTGTCATGGTACTTAAGCTAATGCAAAAAAAATTGCAGTCAGTTGCTATGCAGAACATATGCCCAATATGGAAAATCAACTGTTTCTCTATGCCACTGTCATGGTACTTAAgtcaatgcaaaaaaaaaatttgtaGTCAGTTGCTATGCAGAAcatatgcccaatatgaaaaatcAACTGATTGTAATCGCAACCGGAAAGACGTACCCTTGGAGGAGGCAGAACACGAGCTTCAACCGATGCAAGTCGCTcatcaatttttatgccaaactcCTGTGCATAAGGATCTTCATAGTATGCATTGTGATGCACCGTCTGGTAAAATAGGAAAGCAGAAAACCTCATTAAGCAGCTAACATCTTAAAAAGTCATTACCATTTTACAGATGCTTTAATTGAAATAGGGCGAATTAAATACATCAAAGTGGAAGAACTTTGTCAACAGAGAAGACTAAAgaaagcacaaaacaggaacaaaATCACATGCAGGTGCAGTATGTCAGTAGGCAATTTCGCAACAACATGGCTATAATAACTTGCGCCAGAATTATATAATGAACATTCACCTGCAAGATGTCCTTCTCACGCTCTTGAGGGCGCTGGCAAGTCACTTTCAGTAGAGCAGTTATCTGTTTCTCATTCAGTCTTTTGGAGTAACGTTGACCTTCAACAATCTTACAAACCTGATATTTCAAAGTGATAAACTAATTGAACTCGTGACAAGATGCTGAAGTTGGATATAGCATCCAGGATACACATGAACCGATAAATATATAATGTTTAAAATAGATTTAAGGGAAAGATGATAACCTCCATAGGAAGATAATTCGGCCTTTGCTGATTGCCCACTTGCAAGCAAGGTAGAGTTGTGTGCTGAATATTAAAACCGTATGTCTCCAGGAAGTATTGCACCACAGTCTTTACAGTACCACGATCGTCAACAGGGAACCTATGACAGAAAACAAACAGGAAATCAATCACCCATAAATCTGCAAGAACATAAGAGACTTCCGTGTGTAAAAGCAAGGGAAAGAAGCACATACGATAGCTCCCGTGTAGTTTGTGAAGTAAGTCCAGATATACGGTATTTCCTACGCATGTTTCCTCGATGCGTAACTTCAACCTTTATACCTCGTAGGGCTTTTTTTATCTGCAGGAGGGTAAATAGTTATAGTAACTCAGCCTAAAACCAGTCTCTGTGAACAGCAGTAAGACCTGTAATGAATCAAACCTTAACGCGATCTGAATCAGATAGGGGTCTAACTGAGATGTCTCTGCACAGAAGCTGAGCAACAAACTCAATCACAGGGAGAGGCTCAATAAATGCAGTAGAAGACATATCTGCAAAAATAAACAGCGTATAAATCATTATGTCAGGCGAGACCAATGGACAATCCATGACCTCCACTAAGATGCTCTGTAAAAGTGTAAAGTGGAATATTATGTATTACTACAGAGCATTCAGGCCACCCACCACCCACATTAATCACAACTAACAAGACAACAAAATGAACGATGATACAAGATACATAAAGAAATAACACAAGAGGGGTCGCATCTAACCAATATTCAGTGAAAGCCCCATCTGCGTAGGTCTTATACTTTGGTAAAATCCTCGCCAACTTTCCAAACCATCACCTAGTCTCTGACGTCTCCCTAAGTTAGGAGAATAAAATGATCGGCCAACTGGAGAGTACCTAGAGAAGAAAAACACATAAATTATAACCCATGCCACAggaaaaacaataaaacaagGCATGGTTAAGCTAGGAGGTCTAAGAGATACCTGGCAGTAGGCAGCTCACGTAGCACAATGTCAAGCACCTGAAGAGCTTCTTGAGGTGCATCTGGTTGCCGCCCGGCTAGAAACATAGCCAAATGGTGGAGATCAGCACGAGCAGCAAATTTGATCACCACCCTGAATTGTCTTTCACGCCTTGAAACAAAAGGTGGAGATCAGCACAGAAACTATTAACACATTAGGTAGAAATATAATAGTAGCAGTATATACCTTGGCGCAACTTGTCCACCACCAAGGCTTTCTTCTTCGTCTTGCAGAGTTATTTCAAATGTTCGTGAAGGAAAAGGCAATGGTCCAGCCGTATAAAGGCTCTTCCTTCCATCATAGGCAGGCAGACGTCCATCCAACTGAGAATACCTATACAGCTTGACAAGTTCTGCCATCACAGCACGATTGACACCACGCGATGTAACCTCTGGTGTTATGGACACCTGATGAAACAAGATCAACGATCAGAAATGACAAAATAGGAACTGCAGCGAGTAAACAAAACATCATGTCAAGGGCATACATCGTATTGGTGAAGGTCTTTATCAGGGAGCTCGGCAAAAAAATGGTTTGCCTTCACAACACACCTATCCCCATAGGTACCCTTTCCGGGGCGCAATGGGAATCTAACTGATTTGCTTGACGCCGGTGCCATTTGACTGGCTTGGCTGGTCGAACTCTGGTCAATGATGGCAAGTTTCTGGAATTGTTGCTGGACTTGTCCACTGCTCACCTCTGCCACAGGCTGAGAAGATGAGGCAGCTCCCGATGCGGATGATGAAACCATCGGGGCTTGATGTTGGACATATGGGGCTTGGTGCAGCTCGGGAACTGTTCTTGGTGGACCTGGAAGAACATTGTGTCCACTACTACCTCCCCTATGCCCACCATGGTATGGCGGTGGGGCTCCACCACCTCTGGGTCGTGGACCACCACGTCCCTGATGGTCACGCGGTTGATATTCAGGTGGACCACCACCTGGATGACCACGCCCTTGATAACCACGCGGTTGATATTCAGGTGGACCACCACCTGAATGTCCACGCCCCTGAAAGTCACGTTGTTGATATTCAGGTGGGCCACCACCTGGATGGTGTGGAGCTGGCCCTCCATGGCCCTGGTAATGTCCACCGCGGCCCTGGTGCTGCCCACCACCACGGCTACCCTGTTGAGGTGCCAAACCACGTCCTCCACCATGCTGTTGAGGCCCTCTCTCAGCTCCCTGTGAGGGTCCCTGCCCAGAAGCTCCCGAAGGCTCCCCAGGACTCTCTCCAGGGCTGCCAGGACCAGTTCTTTTCTTCCTAACCATGATGCTTGCTGCCAAGACAAGAATATACACTATCAAGACACATACGAATTATAACTTTCTTGCAGAAAAAGAGAATATCAGAATCAAGAATAAACATGACAAGAAAAAGAAATGGGTGTGTTTCTCAATACAGGATTCAAAAGGCAGTGCATAACTGCatatagagcattgcataatctaAACATGGACAATATCTGCAAATTGCATATGTTTTAAATCTTATTAGATATACTTATACCTAATGCAAGAACAGCTTGTCAAACAAGACAATGCGCAAGAGGATGTGTATCGTATTACAACCATCCGCAAAGAGAACAGTAACAACTTTCTGAAAAAATGACAGCAATGCTTGCAGATGATAAGGAAAATTATCTGATATATGTAAGGGATAAAGAAGATAAGCTATTAAGAAATTGCAAAGTGTCAACTGATTAGATTATTCCAATGTAGGGTTAAGAAAGCACAAAATGCAAATACAGGCTATATCCACAAAAATAAGGAGTAAGTTGGCATAACATAGTAAAGAAACTACGCATCACTCCATCAGTGTAAAAGAATCAGGGCATGTTTGATTCGCAGGATTTCACAAACGGAGGATAGGAATGTATGTGTAATCCCATAGAACTTGGGTGGTTGATTCGCAGGAATAGGACAAACACAGGAATCCTTAAAACCAAAATTAAATCATGATTAAAATAAATGTAATGATAAGATTAGGCCATTATCATGCAACTTATGACCTTGGTCTCGTTCTTTGTGCATAGGAATGTAAAAAAAAGAGGTTTGAGTGGATTGTGGAATTCCTTTGATTTCCCTATGATACCTAAGCCAAAGGAAAAATTCCTACACTTTTCCTATACCCCATTCCTTTGAGTCAAATGGATGAATAGTGTCACCAAAGAAAAATTTCCTATTCCTATGGCTTTCCTCCAACATTCCTATTAATCAAACAGGCCCTCAAACAGTAAATTAGCAatcacaatataaatgagttTAAAATGTGATCCGTTGCGGTGAGGGATAGGAATGGTATCCTTGCTGTAGCTGGCTAACATAGAAGCTATGCAGATGTGGTCGTTTTTTGCTATGATAATTATTTTGGAATTACAGACATGAGATGTATGTAGCGTGAAATTAAACTATAGCGTTGGCATTGTGATCATATACAGTAGTCATAAAACATGTCTTCAAAATAATATATATCAAATATCATTATAAATTCAGGAAAGAAATTTGTACCACAGTTAATATTATTGATATCAAAAATCCAAAATAACTGAACTTAAGTAAAATAGAATAAATcaaaatagtactccctccgttccatactAAGTGTCGCTGATTTAGTACAATGTGTACTAAATCAGCGACAACTAATATGGTAAATAAATATCAGATATAATTGTGAGGAAGCTCTACTCTTTTCCCTAAAAAATATAACTGACAGCATTGTGGAGTTTAGTGGTTGTAGCTATTATTGTGGGATTGTGTCCAGCCAGGCAACTCGACTCATTGGATGAGTCAAGCAACCCATTCAACTAGTCACGACTAACCTCAACTAGTCCAGTTTTTTAGTCGAGCGAGTCAAAAATGACCCCACATTTCATATTTTTTTTCAATTTGCCTCCCAGTTCTGGAAACTAAGATCAAGCTGCCCATTTCCTCACTGAAATCCAAAACAAATCCTGACACCCGCTGACCCAGTGCTCTCCCTTGGCTGCTGCCACCACCACGAGCCTGCCAGCCGGCACCTCCTCAAGTCTATGCACCATGACACCGCCATTGCTTGTGGGTCCTCCTCCGCtgactgctgctgctgctgctgctgctctgaGGCTCCTCTCCTGGTTGCCGCGGCTGCTGGTCTGCTCCTCCACCGATTGCTGCTGCTGGTTTTGATCTTTTGTAGGTTGGTGGTTCATGAAGAGGAAGGCCTTGACCATTATATGTAATTGCCCAGGTTTCCCCCAATCCACTGTCCCCAGCCTTCTGTTGTGTTGCATATTTACATACTAGTATTAAAAAAAATAGTCACATAATAATGGAAGTCCTAGGACCATAAGCATAAGGCTTGGAAATCTTTTAGGATCATTTCACTAGTGTCATTGTATTTAGATCATATATGTGTTCAATCGTAGCTGTTTGGGCCTTTAGGATAGGGGTAGCATCAAATAAAATATTAGGAATAGTACAATAAACATCATAGTGTTCCCACTAGTAACTTATCAGAGCACCACCAACAACAGATTTGTCCAGATAAACCGTAGGAGATCATATATTTTCGCACTTCTAACGAAAGTACAACTTAACCTGAAATCTAAACCATAAAAGTATTCACTGAGGCAGCAATTTCATCCTAGTTGATGACACATTTAAAGGAGAGAGGGTACACAATTAGATATTGCTTAATAACAGAAAAACAGCAGCAATATCTATATTCAAAACCACGCTACCTACGAAGCTTCAGAGCAATAGACAGAGCAGGAAACATATTTGTGCCTGAAAATGGACTGGAATCGCCAGACAAGAATGTAGCGCCGCTAGCTAGCTGAGAGCAGAACAAACCAAGAGCATAGCAGTACACCAGAATACCATCTGACTAGCTGAGAAAATTCAGCAGACTCGATATCCTTTGAATATTAATACAGTAGCACCACAAAATTCAAAGGAACATCAGCGCGCG
This region of Lolium perenne isolate Kyuss_39 chromosome 2, Kyuss_2.0, whole genome shotgun sequence genomic DNA includes:
- the LOC127335901 gene encoding protein argonaute 1B, translated to MVRKKRTGPGSPGESPGEPSGASGQGPSQGAERGPQQHGGGRGLAPQQGSRGGGQHQGRGGHYQGHGGPAPHHPGGGPPEYQQRDFQGRGHSGGGPPEYQPRGYQGRGHPGGGPPEYQPRDHQGRGGPRPRGGGAPPPYHGGHRGGSSGHNVLPGPPRTVPELHQAPYVQHQAPMVSSSASGAASSSQPVAEVSSGQVQQQFQKLAIIDQSSTSQASQMAPASSKSVRFPLRPGKGTYGDRCVVKANHFFAELPDKDLHQYDVSITPEVTSRGVNRAVMAELVKLYRYSQLDGRLPAYDGRKSLYTAGPLPFPSRTFEITLQDEEESLGGGQVAPRRERQFRVVIKFAARADLHHLAMFLAGRQPDAPQEALQVLDIVLRELPTARYSPVGRSFYSPNLGRRQRLGDGLESWRGFYQSIRPTQMGLSLNIDMSSTAFIEPLPVIEFVAQLLCRDISVRPLSDSDRVKIKKALRGIKVEVTHRGNMRRKYRISGLTSQTTRELSFPVDDRGTVKTVVQYFLETYGFNIQHTTLPCLQVGNQQRPNYLPMEVCKIVEGQRYSKRLNEKQITALLKVTCQRPQEREKDILQTVHHNAYYEDPYAQEFGIKIDERLASVEARVLPPPRLKYHDSGREKDVLPRIGQWNMMNKKMVNGGRVHHWACINFSRNVQDNAARNFCHELALMCQVSGMDFAPEPVLPSLTARPEHVERALKARYQDATNILKPQGRELELLIVILPDNNGSLYGDLKRICETDLGLVSQCCLTKHVFKMSKQYLANVALKINVKVGGRNTVLVDALSRRIPLVSDRPTIIFGADVTHPHPGEDSSPSIAAVVASQDWPEVTKYAGLVSAQAHRQELIQDLFKVWQDPNRGTVTGGMIKELLISFKRATGQKPQRIIFYRDGVSEGQFYQVLLYELDAIRKACASLEPNYQPPVTFVVVQKRHHTRLFANNHNDQRTVDRSGNILPGTVVDSKICHPTEFDFYLCSHAGIQGTSRPAHYHVLWDENKFTADELQTLTNNLCYTYARCTRSVSIVPPAYYAHLAAFRARFYMEPDTSDSGSMASGARGPQQGGRSTRAFGNVAVRPLPALKENVKRVMFYC